From the Elgaria multicarinata webbii isolate HBS135686 ecotype San Diego chromosome 19, rElgMul1.1.pri, whole genome shotgun sequence genome, the window tagaattttttgtgggggggagcaaGATTCAACTGCAATGAGGAGCCGGTCAAGCGCTCAGCCGGGAACACCCCGCAGAGATGGAAACATAATCTCCATTCGGAACACGGAAACGGCACTCACTTGATCAAacgcccccctcctctccatgggtTTTGGAAAGGAGGGCTTGCTGGAATGTGGTATTACGCAGCTCCGAtgggcacgggggtgggggagaggagagggagggagcccttTGCCTCTCCGGCAAACACCCCCACCTGCCCTCAGGTTGCCATGGAGCCACCAAGCCCCCCCCCGCTTCTGCACTTTCCTAAGTCCTTTTATATCCCTTTTGAGGTGTCTTGATTGGCGCTGTGCAAATCCTTCAAAAGGCAAGCTGCACCAGAGGGCCATTAGACGCTTAACTGTCATACTGAAAAACCAGAATGGGGCGGGGAGGGTGCCCACGTCCATCACAGCCCAAACAGCCAATTAACtgtagggggaaggagaaggggcggggtgcgCAATAGCGGAGAGAAATCGAGTGAAATGAGATTTTGCCATCATAGTAGCGATACCGGGAAGCGGGCGCCAGCACAGCTGAAAAGATACACCGGCTGAAATAGTGCTGAAATAGCGTAGCAACATGCATACGTGAgagtgaccagcgcttgatgcgctaatgaaacggaggtggataTCGCgggggcaaaccaggaaaaaaaaaggagtgatggagctcagagacaCGCAGagcgagagagacagacacagacagacagacaaagacAGAGGGTGAGAAAGACAGacgcacacacagagggagagacagacagacgcacacacagagggagagacacagacagagtgACAAacatcgagagagagagagagaggtggacagaaagacagagagagagacgcaCATTCCAAAATGCCTTAGAACTTCTTTGTCACCTTCCAACAGGTCGGTCAGCTGCAAGGGCTCCTTCTGTACCAACGAACCGGCCGGTGCTGAACCCAAATACATGCCCCTGTTGCCCCCCATTGCTAGCACGATCCCCTCCAACCTGGAACAGTCGTACACCTTGTCCCCCGAAAGCAAAAGCTCCATCCAAGATGTCCTAGCCCTGTACCTCAGCCGGCGTCACAGCAGTGAGAAGGACCAGGAGGCGTCAACGCAGAGCCAGACCTTCATGCGGGACGTTCTGGTGCCCTACTTGATGCGGGAAAGCGGGAACGACCCTGCGTCCAACTCCTCCACCAGGGTGGAACTCTTGCTGCAGAGCCTGAGCCTGCACAGCCTGGAGGAAGACCCCTCGTACATCTTGGAAAACAGACGCCTGCTGCCCAGCTGCAGAAACCCCTTGCATGTCATCGACGGGCCGGACTACCGCTACTTCATCGGCATCATCGACCTCTTCACAGTGTACAGCTTCCGCAAGAAGATGGAGCACCTCTGGAAAAGCATCCGCTACCGCGGGCAAAACTTCTCCACGGTCGGCCCGGCCTGCTACGCTAGGAGGCTTTGCCAGTGGGTGGAAGACCACACCACATGAGCAGGGGGCGTCGGGGCGGGTGAGGGAAACGTCCTCGGCCTTTCTCCAGAGTCCCCAGATCCCTGCGTGACTCGCAGAGAGGGAAAAAGCCAGCTGAAGTACGATGAGACACTCGGACGGCGTGTCTCCAAAGCATCAGGAGGCGCTGTGGCGGCATTTGGCCATCAGGGGGCAGCATCCGCAGAAAAGTGGCATCTCCTCCCCATATTATTAGGCTGTAGGGTGGAAAGTAGAtggacagatgttttggacttccactcccagaagcccctgccagaacGGCCAataggcaggaatgctgggagttgaagtccaaaacatctggacattaTCTTTTGCCTACACCTGCGGTAGGGCAAGGGAGCACGGATTTCCACCAGGCGTGTGTTGGGGGAACGGTTTGCCAGGGGGTGAGGTTGACGCTGGGATTTAGATATGAATCCTGGACACTAATCAGCAATGGTGCGGTTTGAAACTCAGGGCGATCATAATGCCGGAACCAACAGTGGTGTGTGCGAGTGTGCACCTTGTTCTTTGGCGTAGCCCTATAGGGGCCCAAATGAGATGAAGGTCCAGGAAAAAGAGGTGCCGGAGACCGCAAGCATGGTGGCACCAACCCACTGATGGCAAAGGGAGAGAACCTGCTCTcgatttaaaacataaaataaagatGCTAAAGGGAACATGTtgctattgttatttttttaacccCGCATTGCCCTGGTATAATACATTCTTAGAGTAAGTATCTATGAGTATTTGTGGTGAAGGGGAAGAccagtgtcagctccaggtttttgtgggTTCTTGGGCAAGGCACAGCCCCATTGCCACATCCCCTGGTCcttcagtgggtctaccttctcaccacctgtcatgtctaaccctactgcccctgttttgggagaaggtgtttcaggtaatcaatcagaatctgattcggacctagaggaggtggcgccagacaccagccagcctgtaccagtgggggaggaagctctcatgggcgattccccagctgggagtcagccctctccagagcttatctcctcaaggccaaatcctacacactcggtgggaagtgagccttcttccggaggagagggcccagacaaactagctgatgctagggtttgctggaagctcaaatgcgcagagctgaaggaaggagtgagaaagtcagttcgattacgccagaacctgcctccacaccaggctctctgaagttatgggcatttgggaagtggcttccgaTTCTTCTtagtcggacaattgtcttgcttagtttgcatagttttgcctagggggacgtttccgaAAGGTTAGGCTCTCTTCAAGTAGAAGAGAGTTTGTTGCTTAATaacagctttgtggattactttgcaagactcgtcatttgcctcccctGGAAAGCAGgagtttctgagaaacacgacattaccattgcca encodes:
- the PIP5KL1 gene encoding phosphatidylinositol 4-phosphate 5-kinase-like protein 1, giving the protein MQSIFYPHERIVERYDIKGCQLDRWSDAAPEGSEIIVVLKDLNFGENVICLDEQRAWFIQQVELDTQFLKDLDVMDYSLLVGLQPLHEDERILNKALANIIARTVSVSCKGSFCTNEPAGAEPKYMPLLPPIASTIPSNLEQSYTLSPESKSSIQDVLALYLSRRHSSEKDQEASTQSQTFMRDVLVPYLMRESGNDPASNSSTRVELLLQSLSLHSLEEDPSYILENRRLLPSCRNPLHVIDGPDYRYFIGIIDLFTVYSFRKKMEHLWKSIRYRGQNFSTVGPACYARRLCQWVEDHTT